GCGCAGGAGTAGGGCGCGGAGTTTGTTCAGGATCGGGCCGATCGCCGCCGCGCGGGCACCGTCGGAGAGCCGCTCGTACCAGGTCCAGAAACTAGCCAGGATCGGATCGGTCACCCCCGTGGTGGCTTTACGTCGGGTGTCCGGTTCGGTGAGGACCTTGACGACATCGCCCAACGTCGGGGTGATCCCGGTGCGGGTGCGCCGTTCCAACAGAGTCAGGCAGGTCGCGCGCAGCAGGTCATCGGTCCGCGGCCCCCACGAGTCAGCCCAGATCCGGCGGAAGATCCCCACCAGCTGGTCGGTGGCCAGATCGGCGTCGCCGCCGTCGAGAATGTTCAGGCACGGCGGGGGCACGGGGTCCTCGGGGTCGAGGAGCACGACCCGGTCGGCGGCGTCCGCGGGCAGGCGGGCCAGGACGTCGTTGACCAGGTCGCCTTTCGGGTCGAAGACCGCCAGCCCGCGGCCGGCTTCCGCATCGGCGAGGATCATGTTCGCCAGCAGCGTCGACTTCCCCGACCCGGTCGCGCCGACGACGTGAACATGGTGGCGGGCATCGGCCACCTTCAGGCCGACGTGGCGACGCCGGCCGGCTTCGCTCTCCCCGAGCGGCTTGACCCGGGGTCCGGCCTCGGGGATCCCGGCCGGGGGTGCGACGGCCGCGGCCCCGGCCCGCGACAGCCCCGGCACCGCGGTGTCGAGGGGGAGATGGGCGAGGGCGGCGAGCTCACTGACGGCGAGCAGGTCCCCGCGCCGCAGCCGCCGGGCGGCCAGCAGCGGCACCGGGTGCGCCAAGCGCAGGCGGCGCAGATAGTTGTGCCCGGAGTAGAGGGCGAACGCGCTCGCCAGGGCGTGGGCCCGCCCGCGCAGCATCATCACCGCGGCCTTCTGCCCGGTCTTGCTCATCGGCGGGGCGAGATGCGCCGCGGCGTAGGTGACCGTCGCCTCCCAGCGGGGGCCGACCGCTTTGAGGCCGATCGCACGGGACGCGGCGGAGTCCTCCGGCGGTGTCGGCCCGGCCTTGCCCACCACCTGCCCAGGGGCCGGGCGTGGCCCAGCATGAGGGGTGATCAGATCAAGGGCGCGGCTGAGCAGGCTGGGGGTGTACTGGCCACGCTGACGCGCCGCCGCCCGCCGCGCCAGGCGCAGCCGCCGGCCGGTCACCGGCCGGGCCAGCAACTGCACCACCGCCGCCTCACCATCATCAAGTTCGGAAGCGGCACTGAGGAGCGAACGGATCGGATCACCCGAGGGGTCGGCGCGCAGCGGGAGCACGTCGACCTGGGCCAGACGCAGCTGCCCACCGATCGCCAGCGCATAGTCCGGCAGCGGCGCGCTCGCGGGCCGGGTCGTGGTCCGGGCGCCGGGCCACGCCGCCTGCACCGCCCGCTCCACCATCCCCGGGGGCACCGGGCCGGGGACCCACAGCCGGATCACCGTCCCCGCGCGGGTGGCGAGCAGTTCCCAGCCCAGATGCGGCTGGCCGTGCAGCAACCGGGCCCAGAACGGGCGTTGCAGGCCACCCATCTGACCCCAGAAAATCTCCGCGGCGTGGGCGGACACCTCGGGCGGGGTGAGGATCTCCACCGTCCGCGCCCCCTCGCACAGCACCGCATGCCGATGGGCCCGGACCCGGCCGCGGCCGTAAGCGGCGGCCAGCAGCAGAACGACGGCGAGCAGGGCCAGCGGCCACCAGCCGGCGTGGCCAGCCAGCCACGCCTGCAGACCGGAGAGGATCCGGTCGGGGTCGGTGAACCACCCCGGCAACTCCGGCGCCGGAGCCGGGGGCGGAGGGGGTGGAGGAGGGACGGGGGGAAGCCCCGACGGAGGGGTTGGAGCAGCGAGAATCATGCATGCCTCCAGGCATACGAGCAGGACAAACAGGACTCAGCAGAGGTGAGGCGGGTCCGAGTGGTGCCGCCGCCGGGATTCCGGGCGGCGGCACCACGACCCGGCGCAGAGAGGCCGGGTTAGAACGGGTCGGCGTCGTCGTCCACCGGCCGGCGGACCAGCGGCCGGCGAGGGCCCCGACCCGGCCCGGTCGCCGCGACGGCGGGGCGTTCGCCCCAGCCCGGGTCGAACGGGCCCTCGTCGGGGTTGGTCTCGGCGGCGGTGGTGTCGGCCGGGTCTGTGGTGATCAGGGCGTGTTCGGCGGGGGAGGCGAGGGCGTGTAGGGCGGTGCGCTGCCCGCTCCCGGTCAGCAGCAAGGCATCGCCGGGGCCGGCGGTGAGGAGCTGGGTGGTCTCGCCGTCGGTGAGCTTGTAGACCCGGCGCAGCTCGTCGATCACGCTGGGGTCCTGGCGGAGCAGGATCTGGGTGGCGCTGTTGGCGATGACCGCCCGGCCGAGCTCGGAGCTCAGGAGGTCGGCGGAGTCCTGGGTGACCACGGCCAGACCGGCCCAGTGCTTGCGGGCCGCTTTCGCGAGCCGGTAGAGGAAACGGGCGCCGGCGGGGTGGGCCATGAGCAGCCAGCCCTCGTCGACGACGACGAGACGCCGTCGTCGTTTCGTGGGGTCGGCGATGGTCCGCCAGATCGCGTCCAGGGTGAGCAGGGTGCCGGCGGCTTTCAGCTCGTCGGGCAGGGCGCGCAGCGAGTAGACGACGAGATGCCCGGTCGGGCTGGTGGTGGTCGCGTGGGCGAACAGGCCGGCGTGCGAGCCGGTGACGAACGGGGCGAGGCGGGCGGCGAGCGT
This portion of the Parafrankia discariae genome encodes:
- a CDS encoding helicase HerA domain-containing protein codes for the protein MPGWFTDPDRILSGLQAWLAGHAGWWPLALLAVVLLLAAAYGRGRVRAHRHAVLCEGARTVEILTPPEVSAHAAEIFWGQMGGLQRPFWARLLHGQPHLGWELLATRAGTVIRLWVPGPVPPGMVERAVQAAWPGARTTTRPASAPLPDYALAIGGQLRLAQVDVLPLRADPSGDPIRSLLSAASELDDGEAAVVQLLARPVTGRRLRLARRAAARQRGQYTPSLLSRALDLITPHAGPRPAPGQVVGKAGPTPPEDSAASRAIGLKAVGPRWEATVTYAAAHLAPPMSKTGQKAAVMMLRGRAHALASAFALYSGHNYLRRLRLAHPVPLLAARRLRRGDLLAVSELAALAHLPLDTAVPGLSRAGAAAVAPPAGIPEAGPRVKPLGESEAGRRRHVGLKVADARHHVHVVGATGSGKSTLLANMILADAEAGRGLAVFDPKGDLVNDVLARLPADAADRVVLLDPEDPVPPPCLNILDGGDADLATDQLVGIFRRIWADSWGPRTDDLLRATCLTLLERRTRTGITPTLGDVVKVLTEPDTRRKATTGVTDPILASFWTWYERLSDGARAAAIGPILNKLRALLLRTFARQALAAGPSTVDLRQVLDRGGILLVRIPKGVIGEDASRIV